A window from Candidatus Nitrosotalea sinensis encodes these proteins:
- a CDS encoding J domain-containing protein has translation MDVLQSLEVLGLKPGASMDEIKSAYRNLALRYHPDKDFSDGAEENFIKICNAYEILKDQGVPQSKSIQKFDDIYPEDAVEYYRQAESKMLQHKYDEAILFLDKTLNKLPRYANAWIKKANALSALKKYDDALYCYGKALQINPESSDIWNLQGICFSELQKYDDALRSFDEAILLDPKNAATWNFKGVCCFILGNFVQSLECFEQAIRLRPEFAAAWQNKGRVLAKMGKNKESEKCFTKSNNLKNNI, from the coding sequence TTGGATGTTCTTCAAAGTCTTGAGGTGTTGGGGCTTAAGCCTGGTGCATCTATGGATGAGATAAAATCTGCATATAGAAATTTGGCACTCAGATATCATCCTGATAAGGATTTTTCTGACGGTGCCGAAGAGAATTTTATTAAAATATGCAATGCCTATGAGATTCTCAAGGATCAGGGCGTCCCACAATCAAAGTCAATACAAAAATTTGATGATATCTATCCTGAAGATGCTGTAGAATACTATCGTCAAGCCGAATCAAAGATGCTACAACACAAATATGATGAAGCCATACTATTTCTTGACAAAACGCTGAATAAACTACCAAGATATGCAAATGCCTGGATAAAAAAAGCAAATGCGTTGTCTGCATTAAAAAAATACGATGATGCATTGTATTGCTATGGAAAAGCATTACAGATAAATCCTGAATCTTCTGATATCTGGAATCTACAAGGCATATGTTTTTCTGAATTGCAAAAATATGATGACGCATTACGATCATTTGACGAAGCAATATTATTAGATCCTAAAAATGCGGCTACTTGGAATTTCAAAGGAGTTTGTTGCTTTATTCTGGGAAATTTTGTACAATCCTTAGAATGTTTTGAACAAGCAATACGTCTACGGCCAGAGTTTGCAGCAGCCTGGCAAAACAAGGGACGTGTACTTGCCAAAATGGGTAAAAACAAAGAATCTGAGAAATGTTTCACAAAATCAAATAACTTGAAAAATAATATCTGA
- a CDS encoding glycosyltransferase family 2 protein produces MQYQKNDPVMITISVAIFSLLMIMAYMALSFISIIAILIGMAVIVYQIITLRKNLSSKFKQGVHFPSLLFVFFIATPIALGITVGSDTYFTQASISKAVLLWGLTLTFWNTLLFIPLALYSKHREMSIPELTVFPRVSIIVPAYNEEKVIEKTIQALIETKYPDKEIILIDDGSKDETFAIMSRYKKQAKVLHKENGGKASAINLGLAYSTGEIITIVDADTIIGRESLTHLVRGFSTDKNAAVAGNIKVRNRKNWLTWCQAAEYVSGIQIARRALDVFGAISVVPGALGAFKKNILEEIGSYHKDTLVEDFDVTLKILKTKLVISGSTNATAYTEAPESLRNLYKQRKRWYQGNLQVFSRHSDALTNPRFGTLQRLVFPYMVFSSCVMPFVSFITLGSAIYAGLTGGTWFVLGMFTIFSVLQTLQVALAVRLDNEESRLVAYGIFLVIGFKQILDIFLLSAIFGYLKSRDGTWTSAERVGV; encoded by the coding sequence ATGCAGTATCAAAAAAATGATCCAGTTATGATTACCATCAGTGTAGCAATATTTTCTCTGCTGATGATCATGGCATACATGGCATTATCGTTTATCAGTATTATTGCAATATTAATTGGAATGGCAGTGATAGTCTATCAGATAATTACCTTACGCAAGAATTTATCTTCTAAATTTAAACAGGGTGTACATTTTCCTTCTCTGTTGTTTGTTTTTTTTATTGCAACTCCAATAGCTCTTGGCATCACGGTTGGTTCTGACACATACTTTACCCAGGCATCCATATCAAAAGCAGTTTTGTTATGGGGTCTCACTCTGACATTTTGGAATACACTTTTGTTCATACCACTTGCATTATACAGTAAACACAGAGAAATGTCCATACCAGAATTAACAGTATTTCCTCGAGTATCAATAATTGTTCCTGCATATAATGAAGAAAAAGTCATAGAAAAAACAATTCAGGCCCTCATTGAAACAAAATATCCAGACAAGGAAATAATTCTGATAGATGATGGTAGTAAAGATGAAACATTTGCGATAATGTCTAGATACAAAAAGCAGGCTAAAGTATTACACAAAGAAAATGGAGGAAAGGCCAGCGCGATAAATCTAGGACTCGCATATTCAACAGGAGAGATAATAACAATTGTTGATGCTGATACAATAATTGGACGGGAGTCACTGACACATCTAGTCAGAGGATTTTCCACTGACAAAAATGCAGCAGTTGCAGGAAATATCAAGGTAAGAAATCGTAAAAATTGGCTTACATGGTGCCAGGCGGCAGAATATGTATCAGGCATTCAAATAGCAAGAAGAGCATTAGATGTATTTGGGGCAATATCAGTAGTGCCAGGAGCACTAGGAGCATTCAAGAAAAATATTTTAGAAGAGATCGGCAGTTACCACAAGGATACACTTGTTGAAGACTTTGATGTTACACTTAAAATTCTTAAAACAAAACTAGTCATATCTGGAAGCACAAACGCTACTGCCTATACTGAAGCACCAGAGTCATTAAGGAATTTATACAAACAGAGAAAACGATGGTATCAGGGAAACTTGCAAGTTTTTTCTCGACATTCGGATGCACTAACAAATCCCAGGTTTGGGACATTACAAAGACTTGTTTTTCCATACATGGTTTTTTCTAGCTGTGTTATGCCTTTTGTCAGTTTTATAACATTAGGCAGTGCAATATATGCAGGGCTTACTGGTGGCACATGGTTTGTGCTTGGAATGTTTACCATATTTTCAGTGTTACAAACATTACAGGTTGCACTTGCAGTTAGATTAGATAACGAAGAATCAAGGCTTGTTGCATACGGGATTTTCCTAGTCATAGGATTCAAACAAATCTTGGACATATTTCTCCTAAGTGCAATATTTGGATACTTGAAAAGTAGAGACGGTACATGGACTAGTGCAGAAAGAGTTGGAGTGTAA
- a CDS encoding transcription initiation factor IIB yields the protein MLDELFNKCKLDLCSRGPIVTDKDTGEILCASCGQVLIEKMTSIEPETRSFGLEQFSEKSRTGIKSSLAIYDMGLTTIIGITNKDASGKNLSGHMRNTFGRLRVWDQRSKAKPRDRNMAYAFTLLNGMKSKLTLPDYVIEDTAYIYRKALATKTIRGRSIASMLYTALYVACRNNNIPRSLRDIAEAGNLGRGDLAITYRIMMRKLDLKVEPYDPAEFVLRICNMIGTSEKTRRIASNLILKAEDAKFSSGKNPMCLVAAAVYLACNISGEDKTQVEIAKVCGISNVSVRNVCRLFRQKLDPLIRQEQVKTHQIR from the coding sequence ATGCTAGATGAATTATTTAACAAATGCAAACTGGACTTGTGTAGTAGAGGACCCATAGTAACAGATAAGGACACAGGAGAGATTCTGTGTGCCAGTTGTGGTCAGGTCTTGATAGAAAAAATGACCAGTATCGAACCAGAGACTCGTTCATTTGGTCTTGAACAATTCAGTGAAAAAAGTAGAACAGGAATAAAATCAAGCCTGGCAATTTATGACATGGGTTTAACAACAATAATAGGAATTACAAACAAGGACGCATCTGGTAAAAATCTCTCAGGGCACATGAGAAATACATTTGGGAGGCTACGAGTTTGGGATCAACGAAGCAAAGCCAAGCCTCGTGACAGAAACATGGCATATGCATTTACGCTTCTTAACGGAATGAAGTCAAAACTTACGCTACCAGACTATGTTATTGAAGATACTGCATATATTTACAGAAAGGCTCTTGCGACTAAAACAATACGGGGAAGAAGCATAGCATCTATGCTATATACTGCATTATATGTGGCTTGCAGAAATAACAATATTCCAAGATCATTACGAGACATAGCCGAGGCTGGAAATCTTGGACGTGGTGATCTTGCTATAACATACAGAATTATGATGAGAAAATTAGATCTGAAGGTTGAACCCTATGACCCCGCAGAATTTGTTCTTAGAATATGTAATATGATTGGTACAAGTGAAAAGACTCGGAGAATTGCTTCAAATCTAATATTGAAAGCAGAAGACGCCAAGTTTTCAAGTGGAAAGAATCCCATGTGTCTAGTTGCAGCTGCAGTTTACTTGGCATGTAACATCAGCGGAGAAGATAAAACTCAGGTAGAAATTGCAAAAGTGTGTGGAATAAGTAACGTCTCTGTAAGAAATGTATGTAGACTCTTTAGGCAAAAACTAGATCCTCTAATTCGTCAAGAACAGGTAAAAACACACCAGATTCGATGA
- the thsB gene encoding thermosome subunit beta has product MSVPTQQTPIILLKEGSTQTKGNDAQRNNIQAAKLVAELVRTSLGPRGMDKMLVDTLGDVTITNDGATILKEIDVQHPAAKMIVEISKATDNEVGDGTTSTVVLAGSLLEKAEELVTKNVHPTVVVDGFKKASEKAIEVLRQVATAIDPTDKKYLKKIATTTLASKLVSTNSSELADVVVDSVLAVAEKAGDKYRVDIDNIKVEKKSGGTIKDTKLIHGIILDKEIVHGGMPKRIENAKIALLNAPLEIEKTEFDAKININSPEQMQLFIDEENKMLKKMSDKITQAGANVVLCQKGVDDMAQHYLQKAGILAVRRIKESDMTKIAKATGARIVSNISEMTSNDLGSANLVEERLVETDRWVFVEGCKNPKAVSILVRGGSQRIADEAERSVHDALMAVKDAVVYPKVVVGGGAPEAHVAHKIREWANTLEGRAQLAAQKFADGIETIPLVLAENTGMDPLDTQVDLRSKSASGKATYGIDVNAAKIGDLSAKDIYEPLAVKEQVINAATEAACMILRIDDVIAASKSREMPKPGGYGGPGGDMSGMDM; this is encoded by the coding sequence ATGTCTGTACCAACACAACAAACTCCAATCATCCTTCTAAAGGAAGGATCAACTCAAACAAAGGGAAATGATGCCCAAAGAAACAATATCCAAGCAGCAAAGCTAGTTGCAGAGCTAGTTCGAACTAGTCTTGGTCCAAGAGGTATGGACAAGATGTTAGTAGATACTTTAGGGGATGTAACCATTACAAATGATGGCGCTACAATCCTAAAGGAGATCGACGTGCAGCACCCTGCAGCCAAGATGATAGTAGAGATAAGCAAGGCTACCGACAATGAGGTAGGCGATGGGACTACATCAACTGTGGTTCTTGCAGGTTCCTTACTTGAAAAAGCAGAGGAGCTTGTAACCAAAAATGTTCATCCAACAGTTGTTGTTGACGGCTTTAAGAAAGCATCAGAAAAGGCAATTGAGGTGCTAAGACAAGTTGCTACAGCAATTGATCCAACAGATAAAAAGTACCTAAAGAAGATTGCCACGACAACATTGGCATCAAAGCTTGTTTCAACAAATTCTTCAGAACTGGCGGATGTAGTAGTAGATTCCGTCTTGGCAGTTGCAGAAAAAGCTGGTGACAAATACCGTGTAGACATTGACAACATTAAAGTGGAGAAGAAAAGCGGTGGCACGATTAAAGACACCAAGCTAATTCACGGAATAATTCTTGACAAAGAGATTGTGCATGGCGGAATGCCAAAAAGAATAGAGAATGCAAAGATTGCATTACTCAATGCGCCATTAGAAATAGAAAAGACAGAATTTGATGCAAAGATCAACATCAATTCTCCAGAACAGATGCAACTGTTCATTGATGAGGAAAATAAGATGTTAAAGAAAATGTCTGACAAAATAACACAGGCTGGTGCAAATGTAGTATTGTGTCAAAAAGGAGTAGACGACATGGCTCAACACTATTTGCAAAAGGCAGGGATCTTGGCAGTACGAAGAATAAAAGAAAGTGATATGACCAAGATTGCAAAAGCAACAGGAGCAAGAATAGTCTCAAATATTAGCGAGATGACTTCAAATGATTTGGGATCTGCCAATCTTGTTGAAGAAAGACTTGTAGAGACAGACAGATGGGTCTTTGTAGAAGGATGTAAGAATCCAAAAGCTGTAAGCATCCTTGTCAGAGGAGGGTCTCAAAGAATTGCAGACGAAGCCGAGAGATCAGTCCATGATGCACTCATGGCAGTCAAAGATGCTGTTGTCTATCCCAAGGTAGTTGTCGGAGGAGGTGCTCCAGAAGCTCATGTTGCCCACAAGATAAGGGAATGGGCAAATACTCTAGAAGGAAGAGCACAACTAGCTGCACAAAAGTTTGCGGACGGAATTGAAACAATTCCACTTGTGCTTGCTGAAAATACTGGAATGGATCCACTTGATACTCAAGTAGACTTGCGTTCCAAGAGTGCATCAGGCAAGGCAACTTATGGAATTGATGTAAATGCTGCAAAGATAGGTGATCTATCTGCTAAAGACATCTACGAACCACTTGCTGTAAAGGAGCAGGTCATAAATGCGGCTACAGAAGCGGCTTGTATGATCCTTAGAATAGATGATGTGATAGCGGCATCAAAATCCAGAGAAATGCCAAAACCTGGAGGTTACGGAGGACCAGGCGGGGACATGTCCGGAATGGATATGTAA
- a CDS encoding carbonic anhydrase, producing MMKQSEVFCTSISCMDGRIQLPIIHWLKENYEASFVDTITEPGIDNLFTNTDKIKEIKSKTLISVNKHGSKLIIVSGHNDCAGNPVSKSEHIDQIKHAVSVIESWKLPIKTIGAWVNHNWELEILE from the coding sequence ATGATGAAACAATCCGAAGTATTTTGCACATCAATCAGTTGCATGGATGGTAGAATCCAGCTTCCCATAATACATTGGCTAAAAGAGAATTATGAAGCATCTTTTGTTGATACCATAACAGAGCCAGGCATAGACAATCTGTTCACTAACACAGATAAAATAAAGGAAATCAAATCCAAGACATTAATTTCAGTTAACAAGCATGGCTCAAAATTGATTATAGTATCAGGCCATAATGATTGTGCGGGAAATCCAGTTTCTAAATCAGAACACATTGATCAGATAAAGCATGCAGTTTCTGTAATAGAATCTTGGAAATTACCAATTAAGACAATAGGAGCTTGGGTAAACCATAATTGGGAGTTAGAAATTCTTGAGTGA
- a CDS encoding ArsR/SmtB family transcription factor: MKNKIDSIFHILGNKTRRDILFALSDEPMYFNQVSKKIGIGQQAMLRHMQALVDTGFVRTYGEKSDFGAPDRKYYRLESSFNLSISLSEDEFTIDYNEEKIPSDKIEILSNKKFKQISDDPSNALGTLRKYLTEIDNDIQNLQSEINNLKAIRQMLLQKVHQIGQDNFIHLERKIIYKMMKENPTSVTELSHMISENKFEVLNALRGLHDKMDKGTMKTLVDELTT; encoded by the coding sequence ATGAAAAATAAAATTGATTCAATCTTTCACATATTAGGAAATAAAACCAGAAGAGATATTCTTTTTGCGCTGTCAGATGAACCAATGTACTTCAATCAAGTATCAAAGAAGATAGGAATTGGACAACAAGCCATGTTGCGCCACATGCAAGCATTGGTAGACACCGGCTTTGTCAGAACTTATGGAGAAAAAAGTGATTTTGGCGCACCTGATAGAAAATACTATCGCTTAGAATCATCATTTAATCTATCAATATCACTTTCAGAAGATGAATTTACAATAGATTACAATGAAGAGAAAATACCAAGTGACAAAATTGAAATATTATCCAATAAAAAATTCAAACAAATTTCGGATGATCCCAGTAATGCATTAGGAACACTAAGAAAATATCTTACAGAGATAGATAATGATATTCAAAACCTTCAATCTGAAATCAATAATTTAAAAGCAATAAGACAAATGCTTTTACAAAAAGTTCATCAAATTGGGCAAGACAATTTTATTCATCTTGAAAGAAAGATAATATACAAAATGATGAAAGAAAATCCCACATCTGTAACAGAATTGTCCCACATGATAAGCGAGAACAAATTCGAAGTACTAAATGCATTAAGAGGTTTACATGATAAGATGGACAAAGGAACAATGAAAACTCTAGTAGATGAACTGACAACCTAG
- a CDS encoding DoxX family protein produces the protein MVGATLATGKFHDLSHLGLRASVGFMFIVHSLSKFDSNMGGFFSSIGLPSEMAPLIGLLEFIGGVLLVVGIITRISASLLAIEMLFVMVSIKKLQSFSGKNGLELELLAFVVLLTLLVLGPGRISISHVLKKLPRFVH, from the coding sequence ATGGTAGGCGCCACGCTTGCAACTGGAAAATTCCATGATCTTAGTCATTTAGGACTGAGGGCCTCCGTGGGATTCATGTTCATAGTTCACAGTTTGAGTAAATTCGATAGTAATATGGGAGGATTCTTTTCAAGCATAGGTCTTCCGTCTGAGATGGCACCATTGATTGGACTGCTTGAATTTATTGGAGGTGTATTGCTTGTTGTGGGCATTATAACACGGATTTCTGCTAGTCTTCTTGCAATAGAAATGCTATTTGTCATGGTGTCTATTAAAAAATTACAATCTTTTTCTGGTAAAAATGGGCTTGAGCTAGAATTGCTTGCATTTGTAGTTCTTTTAACACTTCTAGTACTTGGTCCGGGCCGAATATCTATTTCACATGTATTGAAAAAATTGCCACGATTTGTACATTAA
- the fen gene encoding flap endonuclease-1 translates to MGLDLKQLCVRERTNLESFTSKIVAIDAYNAIYQFLSIIRGPDGLPLTDYNGKITSHLSGLFYRNINFLSLGIKPLYVFDGKPPSLKSAEIQRRKQVKKDATIKYEKAISEGNYAEAKKFAQQTSVLRDDMVEESKILLQLFGIPFIQAPSEGEATAAHLTNTGQAHASASQDFDSLLFGAKRLVRNFTNSGKRKLPNRNTTIEIEPEIITLDKTLSSLGITREQLVDVGILIGTDFNPDGFERIGPKTALKLIKENEKLENILQIQDKLNEIDYEQIRELFLKPSVANVPEIKFDNVDYGGIVNYLTRERSFSLDRVETSLNRLKKSLEKKSQNLDQWFG, encoded by the coding sequence ATGGGATTAGATCTAAAACAACTATGCGTTAGAGAACGAACAAATCTTGAATCTTTTACTTCAAAAATTGTTGCAATTGATGCCTATAATGCAATATATCAATTTTTATCAATAATTCGTGGTCCTGATGGTCTTCCTCTGACAGATTATAACGGAAAAATAACCAGTCATCTAAGTGGTTTGTTCTATAGGAACATCAATTTTCTATCATTGGGCATAAAACCATTATACGTATTTGATGGTAAACCTCCATCATTAAAATCCGCAGAAATTCAAAGAAGAAAACAAGTAAAAAAAGACGCCACAATAAAATATGAAAAAGCAATAAGTGAAGGCAACTATGCAGAAGCAAAAAAATTTGCACAACAGACTTCTGTTCTACGAGATGATATGGTCGAAGAATCTAAAATACTTCTTCAATTATTTGGAATACCATTCATTCAGGCTCCCTCTGAAGGGGAAGCAACAGCTGCTCATTTGACAAATACTGGACAAGCTCATGCATCTGCAAGCCAAGATTTTGATTCTTTGCTTTTTGGTGCAAAAAGACTAGTAAGAAATTTTACCAACAGTGGTAAAAGAAAACTTCCAAATAGAAATACAACCATTGAGATTGAACCTGAAATTATAACTCTTGATAAAACCCTATCATCCCTAGGAATTACACGAGAACAACTTGTTGATGTTGGAATACTGATTGGTACTGATTTTAATCCTGATGGTTTTGAAAGAATAGGTCCTAAAACAGCTCTTAAACTCATAAAAGAAAATGAAAAATTAGAAAATATACTACAAATCCAAGATAAATTAAATGAAATTGACTATGAACAAATACGTGAGTTATTCCTAAAACCATCTGTTGCAAATGTTCCCGAAATAAAATTTGACAACGTGGACTATGGAGGAATTGTGAACTATCTTACAAGAGAACGAAGTTTTTCACTAGATCGTGTAGAAACTTCCTTAAATAGATTGAAAAAATCACTTGAAAAAAAGAGTCAGAATCTTGACCAATGGTTTGGATGA
- a CDS encoding NAD(P)-dependent alcohol dehydrogenase, giving the protein MIHVKGYAAKNAKASLVPYSFERREPGDNDVVIDIKYCGICHTDIHQVSDEWGGSTFPMVPGHEITGIVSQIGPKVTRYNKGDKVGVGCFVDSCRTCTACMKNLEQYCTAGMVTTYNGVGKDGIPTQGGYSNQIVVDENYVLRIPDMLSLDRAAPLLCAGITLYSPLMHWNAGPGKKIAIVGLGGIGHMGVKLAHALGAEVTVLSHSLKKQEDGRKLGADHFYATSDPETFKKLKGYFDLIINTVSAEIDWNQYLELLTLDGSMVVVGIPEKQIPVGSFSLVAGRRSIAGSLIGGIKETQEMLDFCGKNNITSEIEVIQIQQVNEAYKRILNSDVRYRFVIDLKSLEL; this is encoded by the coding sequence ATGATTCATGTCAAAGGCTATGCAGCAAAAAATGCAAAAGCCTCTCTTGTACCATATTCGTTTGAAAGACGTGAACCTGGAGATAATGATGTTGTAATTGATATAAAATATTGTGGAATATGTCATACTGATATACATCAGGTTTCTGACGAATGGGGAGGTTCTACATTTCCGATGGTCCCAGGACACGAGATTACTGGAATAGTATCTCAAATAGGTCCTAAAGTTACACGATACAACAAAGGTGACAAAGTTGGGGTTGGATGCTTTGTTGATTCTTGTAGAACATGTACTGCATGTATGAAAAACTTAGAACAATATTGTACTGCTGGAATGGTTACTACGTATAATGGTGTGGGAAAGGATGGAATTCCTACGCAAGGAGGTTATTCTAATCAAATTGTAGTGGATGAAAATTATGTACTTCGTATACCTGATATGTTATCACTTGATAGAGCAGCACCATTACTTTGTGCTGGAATCACATTGTATTCACCACTTATGCATTGGAATGCAGGTCCTGGAAAAAAAATTGCAATCGTCGGACTGGGAGGAATTGGCCACATGGGGGTAAAACTTGCTCATGCGCTTGGTGCCGAAGTGACTGTTTTGAGTCACTCTCTAAAAAAACAAGAGGATGGAAGAAAACTTGGTGCAGACCACTTCTATGCCACATCTGATCCTGAAACCTTTAAAAAATTAAAAGGATACTTTGATCTAATTATCAATACTGTTTCTGCCGAAATTGACTGGAATCAATATCTTGAACTCCTAACATTGGATGGCTCTATGGTTGTTGTGGGAATTCCTGAAAAACAAATACCTGTTGGTTCTTTTTCTCTTGTAGCAGGACGCAGAAGCATAGCTGGATCTCTGATTGGGGGGATAAAGGAAACACAAGAGATGTTAGATTTTTGTGGTAAAAATAACATAACCAGTGAGATTGAGGTAATCCAAATCCAGCAAGTAAATGAAGCATATAAGCGAATTTTAAATAGTGATGTACGCTACAGATTTGTCATAGACCTCAAATCATTGGAACTGTAA
- a CDS encoding zinc-binding dehydrogenase, translating into MKAAVFREIGREPARVVKIEDVDMPKIKPNEVMVRIESSAYNYDDLWAMYGHPIKVPLPHISGSDAAGTIVSVGEDVTKFKTGERVAIHPNLSCRVCNACNTGREYDCDDRLVWGYQTGPLWGGFSQYTHMPDTNLVKIPDNLSFKDAAAISMVGMTSWHMLVARAKIQPRQTVLVMGGGSGIGTASIQIAKLFNCTVIATAGNKEKSEKCYSLGADHVINHRLENWERKVREITKKHGVDIIIEHIGKTHFPSEVRLLRKGGTLVSTGATTGYESTIDLRYLFFKGVNILGSTQGTKAELDEVIYWTSQGKIKPIIDTVLPFGEVAKGLEMMANGTHFGKILLTPQKI; encoded by the coding sequence GTGAAAGCTGCAGTATTTCGAGAGATCGGTAGAGAGCCTGCCAGAGTTGTAAAAATTGAAGATGTTGATATGCCAAAAATAAAACCTAATGAGGTCATGGTAAGAATAGAGTCTTCAGCATATAATTATGATGATCTGTGGGCAATGTATGGTCATCCGATTAAAGTTCCACTACCACACATATCTGGCAGCGATGCAGCTGGTACTATAGTATCGGTAGGTGAAGATGTTACAAAATTCAAGACAGGCGAGAGGGTAGCAATTCATCCAAATCTTAGTTGTAGAGTTTGTAATGCGTGTAATACTGGAAGAGAATACGATTGTGATGATAGGCTTGTCTGGGGATATCAAACGGGACCTTTGTGGGGAGGATTTTCACAGTATACTCATATGCCTGATACTAACCTAGTGAAAATTCCTGATAATCTATCGTTTAAGGACGCCGCAGCCATATCAATGGTGGGCATGACTTCCTGGCACATGCTTGTAGCAAGGGCAAAAATTCAACCAAGGCAGACTGTTCTTGTAATGGGGGGTGGTAGTGGAATTGGAACCGCATCAATTCAGATTGCCAAACTCTTCAATTGCACAGTGATTGCAACCGCAGGCAATAAGGAAAAATCTGAAAAATGCTATTCACTGGGGGCGGATCATGTCATAAACCATAGATTGGAAAACTGGGAACGTAAAGTCAGGGAAATTACTAAAAAACACGGAGTCGACATAATAATTGAACATATAGGTAAGACTCATTTTCCAAGTGAAGTACGATTATTGCGAAAGGGTGGGACGCTTGTATCTACAGGTGCCACCACTGGTTACGAATCGACAATAGATCTTCGATACCTTTTTTTCAAAGGTGTTAATATTTTGGGTTCAACCCAGGGAACCAAGGCAGAGTTGGATGAAGTGATCTATTGGACTAGTCAGGGAAAGATAAAACCTATCATAGATACTGTTTTGCCATTTGGTGAAGTTGCAAAAGGACTTGAGATGATGGCAAATGGGACTCATTTTGGAAAGATACTTTTGACACCTCAAAAGATTTGA